From a region of the Buteo buteo chromosome 7, bButBut1.hap1.1, whole genome shotgun sequence genome:
- the PER2 gene encoding period circadian protein homolog 2 isoform X3, translating into MQFLETCSEQSTKAKTQKELLKTLQELKAHVPSEKRIKGKSSVLTTLKYALKSIKQVKANEEYYQLLMINESQPAGLNVSSYTVEEVETITSEYIMKNADMFAVAVSLITGKILYISDQAASILRCKRGYFKNAKFVEFLAPQDVSVFYTSTTPYRLPSWNICNRAESSTQDCMEEKSFFCRISAGKERENEICYHPFRMTPYLIKVQDPEIAEDQLCCVLLAEKVHSGYEAPRIPPDKRIFTTTHTPTCLFQDVDERAVPLLGYLPQDLIGTPVLVHLHPNDRPLMLAIHKKILQYGGQPFDYSPIRFCTRNGDYITMDTSWSSFINPWSRKVSFIIGRHKVRTGPLNEDVFAAPNYTEDRILHPSVQEITEQIYRLLLQPVHNSGSSGYGSLGSNGSHEHLMSVASSSDSTGNNNEDTHKDKPEVCQDACKVKNKGQHIFTDNKAKLEYKREPFAEKQNGSGGQVKDVVGKDTAVTAAPKNVTTEELAWKEQPVYSYQQISCLDSVIRYLESCNVPGTAKRKCEPSSSVASPISGVHEQKPADNALQRLGDPTVLKASGKSNGPPVVGAHLTSLALPGKPESVVSLTSQCSYSSTIVHVGDKKTQPELEMIEDGPSGAELLDGQLLAPPSSSAHVNQEKEPFKKLGLTKEVLAVHTQKEEQSFLNKFKEIKRFNIFQSHCNYYLQDKPKGRPGERGGRAQRNGTSGMDQPWKKSGKNRKSKRIKPQESSDSTTSGTKFPHRFPLQGLNTTAWSPSDTSQTSYSAMSFPTVMPAYPLPVFPAAGTVPPAPETSLSGFNQLPDSGNTCPVQPSQFSAPLMTPVVALVLPNYVYPEMNNNLPQTLYHSQPNFPAHSTFSSQTVFPTQPPFTTPSPFPQQAFFPAQPFHYNPPAESEKVPVTEPRNEPSRSCTPQSVGPQDQASPPLFQSRCSSPLNLLQLEETTKTAESGAPAGLRGALSEEGAIGKIMTTDRCNGKGSLPLESPMDAQNSDALSMSSVLLDILLQEDACSGTGSASSGSGVSAAAESLGSGSNGCGMSGSRTGSSETSHTSKYFGSIDSSENHHKTKMKAEMEESEHFIKYVLQDPIWLLMANTDDTVMMTYQIPSRDLETVLKEDKQKLKQMQKLQPKFTEEQKRELIEVHPWIQQGGLPKTVANSECIFCEDNIQSNFYTSYDEEIHEMDLNEMIEDSGENNLVSLSQVNEEQT; encoded by the exons ATGCAGTTCCTAGAAACGtg TAGTGAGCAGTCCACTAAAGCCAAAACACAAAAGGAATTGCTGAAAACATTACAAGAGCTGAAAGCTCACGTTCCTTctgaaaagagaattaaagGCAAATCTAGCGTTCTAACGACGTTGAAATATGCCCTTAAAAGCATTAAACAAGTTAAAG CCAATGAGGAGTATTACCAATTGTTGATGATTAATGAATCCCAGCCTGCTGGACTCAATGTGTCATCTTACACAGTGGAAGAAGTTGAGACTATAACCTCAGAATACATCATGAAAAATGCG gaTATGTTTGCTGTAGCTGTTTCTTTGATTACCGGGAAAATTTTGTACATCTCTGATCAAGCTGCTTCTATTCTCCGCTGTAAGAggggttattttaaaaatgccaaatttGTGGAGTTCTTGGCACCTCAGGACGTCAGTGTGTTCTACACTTCTACTACCCCATACAGATTACCATCatggaatatttgcaacagagCTG AGTCTTCCACCCAAGATTGCATGGaagagaaatcttttttctgtcGCATCAG TGCAGGAAAGGAGCGTGAAAATGAGATTTGCTATCACCCGTTTCGGATGACTCCTTACCTTATCAAAGTGCAAGATCCAGAAATAGCGGAGGACCAGCTTTGCTGTGTGTTGCTTGCAGAAAAAGTACATTCTGGTTATGAAG CACCCAGAATTCCTCCTGACAAAAGAATTTTTACAACTACACACACACCAACCTGTTTGTTCCAGGATGTAGATGAAAG agcAGTACCTCTGTTGGGATACCTACCTCAGGACTTAATAGGAACACCAGTCTTGGTGCATCTTCACCCAAATGACAGACCCTTAATGTTAGCAATTcacaaaaaaa TACTTCAGTATGGAGGACAGCCTTTTGACTATTCACCAATCAGGTTTTGCACTAGAAATGGAGATTATATAACCATGGACACTAGCTGGTCCAGTTTCATCAACCCTTGGAGTCgaaaagtttcatttattattgGAAGACACAAAGTTAGGAC GGGTCCCTTAAATGAAGATGTCTTTGCTGCTCCCAACTATACAGAGGATAGAATTCTTCATCCCAGTGTTCAGGAAATCACTGAGCAAATATATCGACTATTATTGCAG CCTGTGCACAACAGTGGATCCAGCGGATATGGAAGTCTAGGTAGCAATGGTTCCCATGAGCACTTAATGAGTGTGGCATCCTCCAGTGACAGCacaggaaataataatgaagacACTCATAAGGATAAGCCA GAGGTTTGTCAGGATGCCTGTaaggttaaaaataaaggaCAGCATATTTTCACTGACAATAAAGCAAAACTGGAATATAAGAGAGAACCTTTTGCAG aaaaacaaaatggttCTGGTGGTCAGGTGAAAGATGTAGTGGGAAAGGATACTGCAGTAACAGCTGCTCCTAAAAATGTGACTACTGAAGAGTTGGCTTGGAAAGAACAACCTGTATATTCTTATCAACAGATTAGCTGTTTAGACAGTGTCATCAG GTACTTGGAGAGTTGTAATGTGCCTGgtacagcaaaaagaaaatgtgaaccTTCATCAAGTGTTGCATCACCGATTTCTGGAGTTCATGAACAAAAACCAGCTGATAATGCTCTACAGCGCTTGGGAG ATCCTACTGTGTTGAAGGCATCTGGTAAATCAAATGGTCCCCCAGTGGTTGGTGCTCACTTAACATCTTTGGCTTTACCTGGCAAGCCTGAAAGTGTTGTGTCTCTCACTAGTCAGTGCAGCTACAGTAGCACCATTGTTCATGTTGGagacaaaaaaacacaacctgAATTAG AAATGATAGAAGATGGTCCAAGTGGAGCAGAACTCTTAGATGGCCAACTTCTTGCCCCTCCATCTAGCTCTGCGCATGTAAATCAAGAAAAGGAGCCGTTTAAAAAACTGGGACTTACAAAGGAAGTCCTTGCAGTGCATACGCAAAAAGAGGAGCAGAGCTTTTTGAATAAGTTTAAAGAAATCAAgagatttaatatttttcagtccCACTGCAATTACTACTTACAAGATAAACCAAAAGGACGGCCTGGTGAACGTG gtgGCCGTGCACAAAGAAATGGCACTTCTGGAATGGATCAGCCTTGGAAGAAAAGTGGAAAGAACAGGAAATCAAAGCGCATTAAACCACAGGAGTCTTCGGACAGTACGACTTCTGGAACTAAATTCCCCCATCGATTCCCTCTTCAAGGTTTAAATACTACTGCTTGGTCGCCATCAGACACTTCACAAACGAGCTATTCAGCAATGTCTTTTCCCACAGTTATGCCTGCATATCCActtcctgtttttccagcagcagggacTGTGCCACCAGCTCCTGAGACTTCACTCTCTGGATTTAATCAGTTGCCAGACTCTGGAAATACTTGCCCTGTGCAACCATCCCAGTTCTCTGCACCCCTCATGACACCTGTCGTAGCTCTTGTGCTCCCCAACTATGTCTACCCAGAGATGAACAATAACTTACCTCAAACGCTGTACCACAGCCAACCCAACTTCCCTGCCCATTCCACTTTCTCTTCACAGACAGTATTTCCAACACAGCCGCCATTCACTACACCCAGCCCTTTCCCACAACAGGCGTTTTTTCCAGCACAGCCATTCCATTATAATCCACCAGCAGAGAGTGAAAAGGTTCCTGTCACAGAGCCACGAAATGAGCCATCCCGTTCCTGCACTCCACAGTCAGTGGGTCCTCAAGACCAGGCTTCACCACCTCTATTCCAGTCAAGGTGCAGTTCTCCTCTGAATCTTCTCCAGTTAGAAGAAACcacaaaaactgctgaaagtGGAGCTCCTGCGGGTTTACGTGGAGCTTTAAGTGAGGAAGGAGCCATAGGCAAAATCATGACAACCGATCGCTGTAATGGAAAGGGATCCTTACCA CTTGAATCTCCAATGGATGCTCAAAATAGTGATGCACTCTCCATGTCCAGTGTCCTGCTTGATATTTTACTTCAAGAAGATGCATGTTCAGGCACTGGTTCAGCTTCTTCAGGGAGTGGTGTATCTGCAGCTGCTGAGTCTCTGGGGTCTGGATCCAATGGCTGTGGCATGTCAGGCAGCAGAACAG gtagTAGTGAAACTAGTCATACCAGCAAATACTTCGGGAGTATTGATTCCTCAGAAAATCatcataaaaccaaaatgaaggcagaaatggaagaaagtgAGCACTTCATTAAATATGTCCTTCAGGATCCTATATGGCTTTTGATGGCAAACACAGATGACACTGTTATGATGACTTACCAGATACCTTCACG AGATttggaaacagttttaaaagaagataagcagaaattaaagcaaatgcAGAAACTACAGCCAAAGtttacagaagaacaaaaaagagagCTTATTGAAGTTCATCCATGGATCCAGCAAGGTGGACTGCCAAAAACTGTTGCTAATTCT
- the PER2 gene encoding period circadian protein homolog 2 isoform X4 produces MINESQPAGLNVSSYTVEEVETITSEYIMKNADMFAVAVSLITGKILYISDQAASILRCKRGYFKNAKFVEFLAPQDVSVFYTSTTPYRLPSWNICNRAESSTQDCMEEKSFFCRISAGKERENEICYHPFRMTPYLIKVQDPEIAEDQLCCVLLAEKVHSGYEAPRIPPDKRIFTTTHTPTCLFQDVDERAVPLLGYLPQDLIGTPVLVHLHPNDRPLMLAIHKKILQYGGQPFDYSPIRFCTRNGDYITMDTSWSSFINPWSRKVSFIIGRHKVRTGPLNEDVFAAPNYTEDRILHPSVQEITEQIYRLLLQPVHNSGSSGYGSLGSNGSHEHLMSVASSSDSTGNNNEDTHKDKPEVCQDACKVKNKGQHIFTDNKAKLEYKREPFAEKQNGSGGQVKDVVGKDTAVTAAPKNVTTEELAWKEQPVYSYQQISCLDSVIRYLESCNVPGTAKRKCEPSSSVASPISGVHEQKPADNALQRLGDPTVLKASGKSNGPPVVGAHLTSLALPGKPESVVSLTSQCSYSSTIVHVGDKKTQPELEMIEDGPSGAELLDGQLLAPPSSSAHVNQEKEPFKKLGLTKEVLAVHTQKEEQSFLNKFKEIKRFNIFQSHCNYYLQDKPKGRPGERGGRAQRNGTSGMDQPWKKSGKNRKSKRIKPQESSDSTTSGTKFPHRFPLQGLNTTAWSPSDTSQTSYSAMSFPTVMPAYPLPVFPAAGTVPPAPETSLSGFNQLPDSGNTCPVQPSQFSAPLMTPVVALVLPNYVYPEMNNNLPQTLYHSQPNFPAHSTFSSQTVFPTQPPFTTPSPFPQQAFFPAQPFHYNPPAESEKVPVTEPRNEPSRSCTPQSVGPQDQASPPLFQSRCSSPLNLLQLEETTKTAESGAPAGLRGALSEEGAIGKIMTTDRCNGKGSLPLESPMDAQNSDALSMSSVLLDILLQEDACSGTGSASSGSGVSAAAESLGSGSNGCGMSGSRTGSSETSHTSKYFGSIDSSENHHKTKMKAEMEESEHFIKYVLQDPIWLLMANTDDTVMMTYQIPSRDLETVLKEDKQKLKQMQKLQPKFTEEQKRELIEVHPWIQQGGLPKTVANSECIFCEDNIQSNFYTSYDEEIHEMDLNEMIEDSGENNLVSLSQVNEEQT; encoded by the exons ATGATTAATGAATCCCAGCCTGCTGGACTCAATGTGTCATCTTACACAGTGGAAGAAGTTGAGACTATAACCTCAGAATACATCATGAAAAATGCG gaTATGTTTGCTGTAGCTGTTTCTTTGATTACCGGGAAAATTTTGTACATCTCTGATCAAGCTGCTTCTATTCTCCGCTGTAAGAggggttattttaaaaatgccaaatttGTGGAGTTCTTGGCACCTCAGGACGTCAGTGTGTTCTACACTTCTACTACCCCATACAGATTACCATCatggaatatttgcaacagagCTG AGTCTTCCACCCAAGATTGCATGGaagagaaatcttttttctgtcGCATCAG TGCAGGAAAGGAGCGTGAAAATGAGATTTGCTATCACCCGTTTCGGATGACTCCTTACCTTATCAAAGTGCAAGATCCAGAAATAGCGGAGGACCAGCTTTGCTGTGTGTTGCTTGCAGAAAAAGTACATTCTGGTTATGAAG CACCCAGAATTCCTCCTGACAAAAGAATTTTTACAACTACACACACACCAACCTGTTTGTTCCAGGATGTAGATGAAAG agcAGTACCTCTGTTGGGATACCTACCTCAGGACTTAATAGGAACACCAGTCTTGGTGCATCTTCACCCAAATGACAGACCCTTAATGTTAGCAATTcacaaaaaaa TACTTCAGTATGGAGGACAGCCTTTTGACTATTCACCAATCAGGTTTTGCACTAGAAATGGAGATTATATAACCATGGACACTAGCTGGTCCAGTTTCATCAACCCTTGGAGTCgaaaagtttcatttattattgGAAGACACAAAGTTAGGAC GGGTCCCTTAAATGAAGATGTCTTTGCTGCTCCCAACTATACAGAGGATAGAATTCTTCATCCCAGTGTTCAGGAAATCACTGAGCAAATATATCGACTATTATTGCAG CCTGTGCACAACAGTGGATCCAGCGGATATGGAAGTCTAGGTAGCAATGGTTCCCATGAGCACTTAATGAGTGTGGCATCCTCCAGTGACAGCacaggaaataataatgaagacACTCATAAGGATAAGCCA GAGGTTTGTCAGGATGCCTGTaaggttaaaaataaaggaCAGCATATTTTCACTGACAATAAAGCAAAACTGGAATATAAGAGAGAACCTTTTGCAG aaaaacaaaatggttCTGGTGGTCAGGTGAAAGATGTAGTGGGAAAGGATACTGCAGTAACAGCTGCTCCTAAAAATGTGACTACTGAAGAGTTGGCTTGGAAAGAACAACCTGTATATTCTTATCAACAGATTAGCTGTTTAGACAGTGTCATCAG GTACTTGGAGAGTTGTAATGTGCCTGgtacagcaaaaagaaaatgtgaaccTTCATCAAGTGTTGCATCACCGATTTCTGGAGTTCATGAACAAAAACCAGCTGATAATGCTCTACAGCGCTTGGGAG ATCCTACTGTGTTGAAGGCATCTGGTAAATCAAATGGTCCCCCAGTGGTTGGTGCTCACTTAACATCTTTGGCTTTACCTGGCAAGCCTGAAAGTGTTGTGTCTCTCACTAGTCAGTGCAGCTACAGTAGCACCATTGTTCATGTTGGagacaaaaaaacacaacctgAATTAG AAATGATAGAAGATGGTCCAAGTGGAGCAGAACTCTTAGATGGCCAACTTCTTGCCCCTCCATCTAGCTCTGCGCATGTAAATCAAGAAAAGGAGCCGTTTAAAAAACTGGGACTTACAAAGGAAGTCCTTGCAGTGCATACGCAAAAAGAGGAGCAGAGCTTTTTGAATAAGTTTAAAGAAATCAAgagatttaatatttttcagtccCACTGCAATTACTACTTACAAGATAAACCAAAAGGACGGCCTGGTGAACGTG gtgGCCGTGCACAAAGAAATGGCACTTCTGGAATGGATCAGCCTTGGAAGAAAAGTGGAAAGAACAGGAAATCAAAGCGCATTAAACCACAGGAGTCTTCGGACAGTACGACTTCTGGAACTAAATTCCCCCATCGATTCCCTCTTCAAGGTTTAAATACTACTGCTTGGTCGCCATCAGACACTTCACAAACGAGCTATTCAGCAATGTCTTTTCCCACAGTTATGCCTGCATATCCActtcctgtttttccagcagcagggacTGTGCCACCAGCTCCTGAGACTTCACTCTCTGGATTTAATCAGTTGCCAGACTCTGGAAATACTTGCCCTGTGCAACCATCCCAGTTCTCTGCACCCCTCATGACACCTGTCGTAGCTCTTGTGCTCCCCAACTATGTCTACCCAGAGATGAACAATAACTTACCTCAAACGCTGTACCACAGCCAACCCAACTTCCCTGCCCATTCCACTTTCTCTTCACAGACAGTATTTCCAACACAGCCGCCATTCACTACACCCAGCCCTTTCCCACAACAGGCGTTTTTTCCAGCACAGCCATTCCATTATAATCCACCAGCAGAGAGTGAAAAGGTTCCTGTCACAGAGCCACGAAATGAGCCATCCCGTTCCTGCACTCCACAGTCAGTGGGTCCTCAAGACCAGGCTTCACCACCTCTATTCCAGTCAAGGTGCAGTTCTCCTCTGAATCTTCTCCAGTTAGAAGAAACcacaaaaactgctgaaagtGGAGCTCCTGCGGGTTTACGTGGAGCTTTAAGTGAGGAAGGAGCCATAGGCAAAATCATGACAACCGATCGCTGTAATGGAAAGGGATCCTTACCA CTTGAATCTCCAATGGATGCTCAAAATAGTGATGCACTCTCCATGTCCAGTGTCCTGCTTGATATTTTACTTCAAGAAGATGCATGTTCAGGCACTGGTTCAGCTTCTTCAGGGAGTGGTGTATCTGCAGCTGCTGAGTCTCTGGGGTCTGGATCCAATGGCTGTGGCATGTCAGGCAGCAGAACAG gtagTAGTGAAACTAGTCATACCAGCAAATACTTCGGGAGTATTGATTCCTCAGAAAATCatcataaaaccaaaatgaaggcagaaatggaagaaagtgAGCACTTCATTAAATATGTCCTTCAGGATCCTATATGGCTTTTGATGGCAAACACAGATGACACTGTTATGATGACTTACCAGATACCTTCACG AGATttggaaacagttttaaaagaagataagcagaaattaaagcaaatgcAGAAACTACAGCCAAAGtttacagaagaacaaaaaagagagCTTATTGAAGTTCATCCATGGATCCAGCAAGGTGGACTGCCAAAAACTGTTGCTAATTCT